The following are encoded together in the Sphingobium sp. CAP-1 genome:
- a CDS encoding LysR family transcriptional regulator substrate-binding protein → MAGAQQLDLAARYAVAVDSGEAGQVRIGVTSSRTGGLFGDVLRQFKALFPSVNITLTEDTTSRTSHNVAMGTLDVAFADDAERKGIDNHVRGSRSITSAMVRAFC, encoded by the coding sequence ATGGCCGGCGCCCAGCAATTAGATCTCGCCGCTCGTTACGCAGTTGCTGTCGACAGTGGGGAGGCGGGGCAAGTCCGCATCGGAGTTACATCATCGCGCACCGGCGGGTTGTTTGGTGATGTGCTGCGTCAGTTTAAAGCTCTATTTCCATCGGTGAACATCACCCTCACGGAAGATACGACGAGTAGGACAAGCCATAACGTGGCCATGGGAACGCTCGACGTCGCCTTCGCTGATGATGCCGAACGAAAAGGTATCGATAATCACGTCCGTGGGTCCAGGTCCATCACGAGCGCAATGGTCCGCGCATTTTGCTGA
- a CDS encoding transporter gives MASTAAWATDVDAGDYVALPPGSNLAIVYAQFAERDAIYAKGDKQPGDPGLDSTVFILRGVHYMDIAGLTVDPQFLLPLGQLEGKGDTHALGKSGGAAGDLILAATVWLVNKPKSNTYFGITPFVYVPTGSYDRTRPLNLGENRWKFVLQGGFVKGVTPKISIDLVGDVTFYGKNNDFGSSSARLTQSASGQFQAFARYQLKPNLDFRVGGSFVTGGETRIDGIRQQDQASNWKGNVGMAWFPAKTVQLLATYGRDISVRSGFRESNRLNLRLLKVF, from the coding sequence ATGGCCAGCACGGCGGCATGGGCGACCGACGTTGATGCCGGCGACTATGTCGCACTGCCGCCGGGATCCAATCTGGCCATTGTCTATGCGCAATTTGCCGAGCGCGACGCCATCTATGCCAAGGGCGACAAGCAGCCGGGTGATCCCGGATTGGACTCGACCGTATTCATTCTGCGCGGAGTTCACTATATGGACATTGCCGGCCTGACGGTCGACCCGCAGTTTCTGCTTCCGCTCGGTCAGCTGGAAGGGAAGGGCGATACGCACGCTTTGGGTAAAAGCGGCGGCGCGGCCGGCGATCTTATCCTCGCAGCCACCGTTTGGCTGGTGAACAAGCCCAAGAGCAATACCTATTTCGGTATCACGCCATTCGTCTATGTGCCGACAGGATCATATGATCGCACCCGCCCCCTGAACCTGGGCGAGAACCGTTGGAAGTTCGTGCTCCAGGGCGGCTTCGTTAAGGGGGTCACGCCCAAGATCTCGATCGACCTCGTCGGCGACGTGACCTTCTATGGCAAGAATAACGACTTCGGCTCGTCTTCCGCGCGTCTGACGCAATCCGCAAGCGGGCAGTTCCAGGCTTTCGCCCGTTATCAGCTCAAGCCGAACCTCGATTTCCGCGTCGGCGGCTCGTTCGTCACGGGTGGCGAGACGAGGATCGATGGCATCAGGCAGCAGGATCAAGCGAGCAATTGGAAGGGCAATGTCGGAATGGCCTGGTTTCCGGCGAAGACCGTGCAATTGCTCGCCACCTACGGCCGCGACATTTCGGTGAGGAGCGGATTTCGGGAATCGAACCGCCTCAATTTGCGTCTTCTGAAGGTCTTCTAA